A stretch of DNA from Halobacteriovorax sp. JY17:
TTGATCTCTTTATTAACTTATACTTTCTTTGAAACTTCTTTGAAGGTTTAGTTTGGTCTCTTAATTGTTCGCTCTCTGATGTATTTTTGAATGTAAGTTTCCCTACAACCAGGATGGAGAGAAAAGTTATTGTAAATATTGATTTCTTAACAATTGACGTCATAGAGTTCCTTTCGTCAATTTTACAATTATTCTAAAGAAATCTTAAGTTTTATCTGTTTTCAGTAGGTTATGAGAGGTAGAAAAAGCCGCAAGGATTCATAGTACACCAAAAAGATGGCACTTTTCTTAAGGTTATTTGTAATTTAAGCTACTTAGTGGGATTTCTTGAAGTCTGATGTTGAATAGAACTCAACTTCCTCATTCTTCTCCATAACAAGCTTTAGGTCCCACTCGCTTCTAACGGCGAAGCAAGGACGAGACTTATTGTCATAGACAATATTTGATCCATTTTTTTGAATAAACTTATCTCTTTGAATATCATTTTTAAACTTAAGCCAGCGAACACCTACGAAGCCGTAAGTTTCATATTCACCGCGTACATTATATTCATCTTCAAGTCTATGTTTGACGACTTCAAATTGAAGAACACCAACAGCTCCAAGAATTTTTTCTGGACTTGTATGTCTTCTAAAGAGCTGAACAGTTCCTTCTTCTGAGAGTTGCTGCAGCCCTTTGTCTAACTGCTTTGCTTTCATTGGATCTCTTAGAAGAACTTTTCTAAAAATTTCAGGAGCAAAATTTGGGATACCTGTAAATTCTATTTTCTCTCCATTAGTGAATGTATCACCAATTTGAAATTTTCCTGTATCGTGAAGGCCAATGATGTCTCCAGGATAAGCTCTCTCAGTTATCTCTCTATCTTGTGCTTGAAAAATGAGAGGAGTGGCAATCTTAATATCTTTGCCAGTTCTCACATGGTGAATTTTAGTATTTCTTTCAAAGACACCTGAACAAACTCTCATAAAGGCGACTCTGTCTCTATGCTTCTTATCCATATTGGCCTGAATTTTAAAAATAAAACCAGTAAAATTCTTCTCTGTTGGAAGAACTTCTCTCACATCAGATTTCTCATCAAAAGGGGCTAATCTCACTTCTCTAGGAGCAGGTCCGGGGCCACTTCCTGAAATCATATCGAGAGTTTCTTTGACTCCAAAATTGTGAAGTGCTGTCCCAAAGAAGACCGGAGTCATAATCCCTGCCAGAAATTCTTCCTCAATAAATTCAGGCATCATCTCTTTTATCATTTCGAGATCTTCTTCTAACTTTTCTACAAGTGGAAGGCCTACATAACTGAGAACTTTTTCCGCTCTTAGATCGCTTGCATCTAAAATCGTTGCACTGTCTGGATCATTTCCTTCATCAAAGCTTCTAATTGTCTTAGAGGCAATGTCATAGACTCCTTTAAAGTCAACTCCACTTCCTACTGGCCAAGTCATTGGCACGCATTGAATAGAGCAAATCTCCTCTACGTTATCAATAAGCTCAAATGGGTCCATGGCATCACGGTCAAATTTATTCATAAATGTAACAATAGGAGTATCTCTTAGGCGACAAACTTCCATAAGTTTCTTCGTTTGTTCTTCCACACCCTTAGCAGAGTCGATCATCATAAGAACTGATTCAACGGCCGTGAGTGTTCTATAAGTATCTTCAGAGAAGTCCTTGTGCCCAGGAGTATCTAATAAGTGCATTGCTCTCTTATTATAAGGAAAGGACATTACAGATGAGGTAATCGAGATCCCTCTCTCTTTTTCCATTTCCATCCAGTCAGACTTTGCGTAATTTCCTTGCTTAGACTTTACCATTCCCATGTCGCGTACAACACGACCAAACCAGAGAAGCTTCTCGGTCATAGTTGTCTTCCCCGCATCCGGGTGAGAGATAATGGCGAATGTGCAACGAGGTTTCTCGTTAATTGGTAGAGACATGTCTAATCCTTTTATGTTTTTAGGTAGTTATAGCGCATCTAGAGACAAGCGTAAATCAGAATTTGGACTTCCTGATCTTGAATACTTAGAACTAAAAAGGATCGTAAATAAATGTCGTGATAATGGGTCTTCTTCCTTTATAAATTATGGATACATATTAATCGGTGTTCCTTTCTTAACGAGTTCGAAGATCTCATCCATTTCACTATCTGTGACAGCAACACATCCGTTGGTCCAATCAAAGAACGGGTAGAAGTAATCTCTCGCCCAGTTTTCAACGGTGTCGGCCTCTATTCCAAGTTTCGCGGCGAAGTCTCTAACTGATTTATTAACCTTATATGGGTTGCCGTGAATGAGAATCATTCCTCCTAGTTGGTCTTCTGGGATTCCTCTAACTCTCGCATTGTGCTTATCTTTCCAATTTGGATAATCAATTAAAAGAGACTTTGGAAATCTTGTATTCTTTCTCTTCTTTGAAATTTTATAAAATCCTACGGGAGTTTGATTATCTCCTTCTCTTTGCTTGGCCCTCGCTATGAAGAGAGGGTTATTATAAGAGATGGAGAGTTTGATATTATAAGTCTTATAAAGTTCTTTGCCACTCCAAAGCTGCATCTCTCTCTTCTTTTTGAAGACAACAATATGAGTGATGTCTTCAGCAAAGATTGATGTACTTAAAATAATAAATATTAGAGCAAATATTTTCTTCATTAAATTCCCTTCTTATATTACTTACAGCTTGGAAAGTTCTTTTGTAGTAAACTTGATACTTGCTTGAGCTTACCTACTGTTACTGTCTTTTTTACACTTGCGATATAGACTTTATATGGAGTTCTAAGTGTTGACCAATATCTTGCCGCGCCCTTATTTCCACTTGAGAGAACTTGGTCTTTTGCAATCCAAGTTTTCATAATAGCAAGACCGCATCTTATATTTGTTTTTGAGTCTTTAAGGGCCTCTACTGATGTTGCCCCTTTACAACCGTTATTCTTGTAAAGCTTTGAAATGGATTTTGGAGAA
This window harbors:
- a CDS encoding L,D-transpeptidase family protein, whose amino-acid sequence is MKKIFALIFIILSTSIFAEDITHIVVFKKKREMQLWSGKELYKTYNIKLSISYNNPLFIARAKQREGDNQTPVGFYKISKKRKNTRFPKSLLIDYPNWKDKHNARVRGIPEDQLGGMILIHGNPYKVNKSVRDFAAKLGIEADTVENWARDYFYPFFDWTNGCVAVTDSEMDEIFELVKKGTPINMYP
- a CDS encoding peptide chain release factor 3, which produces MSLPINEKPRCTFAIISHPDAGKTTMTEKLLWFGRVVRDMGMVKSKQGNYAKSDWMEMEKERGISITSSVMSFPYNKRAMHLLDTPGHKDFSEDTYRTLTAVESVLMMIDSAKGVEEQTKKLMEVCRLRDTPIVTFMNKFDRDAMDPFELIDNVEEICSIQCVPMTWPVGSGVDFKGVYDIASKTIRSFDEGNDPDSATILDASDLRAEKVLSYVGLPLVEKLEEDLEMIKEMMPEFIEEEFLAGIMTPVFFGTALHNFGVKETLDMISGSGPGPAPREVRLAPFDEKSDVREVLPTEKNFTGFIFKIQANMDKKHRDRVAFMRVCSGVFERNTKIHHVRTGKDIKIATPLIFQAQDREITERAYPGDIIGLHDTGKFQIGDTFTNGEKIEFTGIPNFAPEIFRKVLLRDPMKAKQLDKGLQQLSEEGTVQLFRRHTSPEKILGAVGVLQFEVVKHRLEDEYNVRGEYETYGFVGVRWLKFKNDIQRDKFIQKNGSNIVYDNKSRPCFAVRSEWDLKLVMEKNEEVEFYSTSDFKKSH